The segment GACGGCGAGGAGGAGTCCAACAAGTTGTCCGCCTACACCGTCGTGCATGTCGCGCATCAGGCGGTGGCGTTCTTCGCGGCGCGCGGCCTGCCCAACAAGTTCGCGTTCGCGACCATGGGCCTCGGCCAGTTCCGCCTCGCGCGCTTTCACGGTGCGTTCAAGCATGGTGTTGAGATCGATCGCTGATTGGAACAGCGTGAAATTGCGCTGAAGAAAGGCGACGGTGAACGCCAGCAGCAGAAGCGGTGCAGAATCCATCAGATAACCGCCAGATAGCAGGCCGAAGCGTTCACCGATCCCGTCCAGCGCCAGGCATACCGCGCAGACCGAAAGCAGCGCGGCCTCCAGGGCGCGCTTCTCCGGCGTGCGCGCGAAATGCCAGACCAGCCGGGCGACAGTCAGCACGCCCACGATGAATGATGACCATGCCCACGCGTCATTGGAAAGATCGAACCCCTGTGGCATCGGCCATGCGGTGATCCACAAAATGCATAGCCCGTTGAACACGGCCCAGAATATCGCGAGCGTGGGCTGCAGGAATGGAATGGGGCGGCGCGTCCATGCATCGATGAAACCGAGCAGGCTCACCGCCAGCGCGGTGTTGACGACATAGAATGCGATCATCCGGCCGGTTCCGCCGAACGGCAGGTCGAAATAAAGCCCATAGGCGGCAAAGGCGGTCCACGCCCAGCACAGCGTCATCAGCCAGGCGGCAAAGCGGCGATCCTGCGCGCGGAATGTCAGAACCAGCGCGAAAAAGCCAAGGATGAAGGTCAGCCAGCCGCCGAGCAGCCTGTAATCGATCGTCTGCCAGAAACGCATGGCGGTGGCGGCGCGCACCTGCTCATAGGCGCCCAATAGGGGGGGGGCTAGATCGGTATAGGGAAAACCGTCCCGCACGGTGATGAACGACAGGTCATTCGATCCGGTCTTGAGCATACCGGCGGGGATGCGGATCAGATAGGGGCGTTGGCCGTGAAAGCTCTGCTGCCCGAACTCCATCGTCCCAAGTTGATGGACGATGGATCCGTTTACCCGGATGATGAAATTATCGACCTGCTGAAAGGCGACAAGGCCCAATCCTTCGGCCGAAATATCGCCCAG is part of the Sphingomonas sp. C3-2 genome and harbors:
- a CDS encoding sensor histidine kinase yields the protein MILVVQLLFWGLFYAPWRPGPSQTDIDRIAFDRVELAELAAPTPAAADAARYRTIKLPYTDCCDPAYLAMRTSFTLGDISAEGLGLVAFQQVDNFIIRVNGSIVHQLGTMEFGQQSFHGQRPYLIRIPAGMLKTGSNDLSFITVRDGFPYTDLAPPLLGAYEQVRAATAMRFWQTIDYRLLGGWLTFILGFFALVLTFRAQDRRFAAWLMTLCWAWTAFAAYGLYFDLPFGGTGRMIAFYVVNTALAVSLLGFIDAWTRRPIPFLQPTLAIFWAVFNGLCILWITAWPMPQGFDLSNDAWAWSSFIVGVLTVARLVWHFARTPEKRALEAALLSVCAVCLALDGIGERFGLLSGGYLMDSAPLLLLAFTVAFLQRNFTLFQSAIDLNTMLERTVKAREAELAEAHGRERELVGQAARREERHRLMRDMHDGVGGQLVGLLLAVRRGTADQQRIAQGLQEVMEEIRLMIDSVDAAGTSMQTMLGVFEARVRPRVEDAGFAFHWTAAVNSATDLAPQHVLQLFRMMQEAVTNALKHSDGDRISVAVSDETQSDLIIAVTDNGKGLSVAENNGHGLSNMQLRIAAVGGRIAFEDADPGLRVVAHVPLAQTLREAAA